In the genome of Acidobacteriota bacterium, the window CCCCCGGCCACCGTGCCGGCCGTTGTCTCGACCGCCCCCGCGGCCGCGGCCCCCTCCCCCGAAGCCGCCAAGGCGCCCGGGGCCGCCGCCCTGGAAATCCGGATCAGCGAGAGGGTGTTGACGGCCCGGGACCTGGAAACCGTCCCCGCGGGGTCCACCGTGGTGATCAAACCCGGGACCCTGGTGACGCCGCTGGTCCGGGAAGTGGCCGCCGGCCGCCGCATCCGGGTCCGGTACGCGGACGAGGGCGGGAAGCCCTCCGTCGCCCTGGCGGCCGACCACGGCGGTTACCGGATGAAGGAAACGCTGAAGACCCTCCTGGCCGAGCTGGGGTACCCCTTCTTCGACTTCGGCACCGACTCGGAATCCCCGGTGGACTACCCGGAATACGCCCACAAGGTGGCCCGGGCCGTCTCCGAGAACCACCACGAACTGGGCATCATCGTGGACGGCGCCGGCATCGGCTCCTGCATGGCGGCCAACAAGGTTCCGGGGGTCCGGGCGGCCCAGTGCAATACCCCCGCCCTGGCGCGCAACAGCCGGGAACACAATTTCGCCAACGTGCTCACCCTGGGCGGGAAAGCCGTGTCCCCGGACGAGGCCCGGGAGATCGTGAAAACCTGGCTGGAGACCCCCTGGGGAGAGGAGCGGCACGCCCGGCGCGTGCGGATGATCGGGGAAATCGAGCGCCGTTATCTCAAGGAGTAAAGAGGTTGACCATGACCAACTGGGACCAGGTTATCGACCGGATTACGGACAACGTCCTGCGGGAGTTGGCGAAACGCGGCATCGGGGCCCCCCCGCCGACACCCTGCCCCGACCCCGCCGCGAACCTCACCCCCGAGAAGCTGGCGGCCATGATCGACCACACGCTACTCCGCCCCGAGGCCAGCCGAGAGCAGGTGACCAAGCTCTGCCGCGAGGCGCTCCAGCACGGCTTCGCTTCCGTCTGCGTCAACCCGCAGTGGGTGCGGACCTGCGCCGAGATCCTCCGCGGCTCCGCCGTGAAGACTTGCACCGTGGTGGGGTTTCCCCTGGGGGCGGTCCCGCCTGACGCCAAGGCCTACGAGACCCGTCGCACCATCCTGGACGGCGCCACGGAGATCGACATGGTGATCAACATCGGCGCCCTCAAGTCCGGCGACCACGCCCTCGTGGAGCGGGACGTCCGGGCCGTGGTGACCGTGGCCCAGGAGTACGGCGCCCTCGTGAAGGTGATCCTGGAAACCTGCCTCCTGGAACGGGAGGAGAAGGTGGCCGCCTGCCGGCTCTCCCTGCTGGGCGGCGCGCAGTTCGTCAAGACCTCCACCGGGTTCTCCTCCGGCGGGGCCACCGAGGAGGACGTCCGCCTCATGAAGGAGACGGTGGGGGACAAGATGCAGGTCAAGGCGTCCGGGGGCGTGAAGACCCTCGACGATGCCCTCCGGATGATCCGGGCCGGCGCGTCCCGCATCGGGACCAGCTCCGGCGTCAAGATCGTCCAGGCGCTGCGGGGGCAGTGATCGCGCGGGCCCGGGCCCAATGCCACTCCCTTTTGGCCTGTGGAAGGGCTCTGGGGGGAAAGGACGAAAGGACCCAAAGGACCCGGGAAACGGGGAAGACCGATATGCTTCGGGTGACGGCAAACAAGCGGGCCCTGAGGAAAAACTCATGGCCCGCTTGTTTGCCGGCTCGACGTTGCGCGTGCGGGCCTACTGCAACCGGTGAAGATCCAGGGACCCGGGCGGGGGCGGGGTGTCCTCCCCCGCGTCCGGAAGCGGATTCGGAACGATCAGCGGGGAACGGGCCGCCACCGCTCCGTGGTAGGTCGAACACCCCCGGAAGTCCACGTCCTCCAGCTGGTACCAGTATGCCTTCAGGGAACCGACCTCGGTGTCGACCCAGGCGTACTCGGCGCCGGTCGCCTCGGTGCCGAGGCCGGGGATGAGGTGCGCGTTGACCCGGAACCAGGGGCCGTCCGGGGCCTCGGCCCGCCACAGGTGGAAACCGGCGTTGTCGATCTCCGACGCCGTCGCCCACTCCAGCCGGATCCCCTTGAGGGCCGCGGCGGGGGCCGCGGTGAAGGAGACCAGGCGGATCAGGAGCGGGGCCTGCCGGCTGGCCAGGGTCCAGAGCGAGAAGGCGTTCACGCCGGAGACCTCGACGTGGTTGTTGGTGGTGTCCGGTGCGTCCCCGTACGGCCCTTCCCACAGATGATACGCGTCGCTGTAGCGGTAGAAGGCCAGGTCCGTTTCCGTGATCCCGTTGAGCTGGTTGTCCGCGTAGTGGTAGCGCCAGGTGGCGTTCAGGGCGTCGTTGGTCGCCGGGGAGATCACGAAGCTGTAATTGATGCTCTGCCGCCCGAAATCGCCGGTCTGGGGGCCGTAGGTCCGCCGGATGGTGGTGGCGCCCAGGGCGGCGTCGGTGGAGACGATCTCCGCCCCCAACTTGGCCACGTTGCCGGGGTAGGGTGTGACGGTGGAGAAGACCCGGGTGGTCTCGAGGCTTCCAGTGGGACCGTGGATGTTGGCGTAGACCCGGTTGTCGTCGCCGTTGCCGTCCAGGGTCGCCGAGGAGCCCAGGTACACGGTCGCGCCGTTGAGGTAGAGATCGCCGCTCGTGATTCGCAGCGTGCCGTTGACGGTCTTGTTCCCCGACAGGGTCAGGGTGGAGGCGGCGCCCTGGTTGAGGGTCAGGT includes:
- a CDS encoding RpiB/LacA/LacB family sugar-phosphate isomerase, whose protein sequence is MKETLKTLLAELGYPFFDFGTDSESPVDYPEYAHKVARAVSENHHELGIIVDGAGIGSCMAANKVPGVRAAQCNTPALARNSREHNFANVLTLGGKAVSPDEAREIVKTWLETPWGEERHARRVRMIGEIERRYLKE
- the deoC gene encoding deoxyribose-phosphate aldolase; the protein is MIDHTLLRPEASREQVTKLCREALQHGFASVCVNPQWVRTCAEILRGSAVKTCTVVGFPLGAVPPDAKAYETRRTILDGATEIDMVINIGALKSGDHALVERDVRAVVTVAQEYGALVKVILETCLLEREEKVAACRLSLLGGAQFVKTSTGFSSGGATEEDVRLMKETVGDKMQVKASGGVKTLDDALRMIRAGASRIGTSSGVKIVQALRGQ